Proteins encoded within one genomic window of Amorphoplanes friuliensis DSM 7358:
- a CDS encoding AzlD domain-containing protein — protein MLIAAILTLAVGTYTMRLSGVMLRDRLELSDSLQRLLPMAAASLLAALATTAALMEGAGFAGIARPAGVAVGALLAWRKAPFVVVVLAAAGTAALLRLAGIN, from the coding sequence GTGCTGATCGCCGCAATCCTTACCCTGGCCGTAGGCACCTACACAATGCGCCTCAGCGGCGTGATGCTCCGCGACCGCCTGGAACTCTCAGACTCCCTGCAGCGCCTGCTCCCGATGGCCGCGGCGTCCCTGCTGGCAGCGCTGGCCACCACCGCAGCCCTGATGGAAGGCGCAGGCTTCGCCGGCATCGCCCGCCCAGCCGGCGTCGCGGTCGGCGCCCTCCTGGCCTGGCGCAAGGCCCCATTCGTCGTGGTCGTCCTCGCCGCGGCAGGAACCGCCGCCCTACTCCGCCTAGCCGGCATCAACTAA
- a CDS encoding ABC transporter permease, translating into MDGLDARVPQISPRRPFRDSFATFGALAWSGFQRYATYRQATIAGSFTNIVFGFLRCYVLLAVAAGVAGGRPAGYGPEQLATFVWVGQGLLTVVSLWGWTELSDRIRSGEVTADLLRPVHPVIGYLAPDLGRAWHAMIFRFVPPLVVGLIFFDLYLPGRWFTVPLFAVSIVFAVIGSLAMRFLVNATAYWLHDARGPIMLWTLSAGVLAGLYFPLRFLPDWLAVTLWVATPFPGFLQTPLDVLIERDAAPLQAGLVVLQAVWAAVLLALCAVVQRRAERRLVAQGG; encoded by the coding sequence GTGGACGGGCTCGACGCCAGGGTGCCTCAGATCTCTCCGCGCCGTCCGTTCCGGGACTCCTTCGCTACGTTCGGTGCGCTCGCCTGGTCGGGTTTCCAGAGGTACGCCACCTACCGGCAGGCGACGATAGCCGGATCGTTCACGAACATCGTCTTCGGGTTCCTCCGCTGTTACGTGCTGCTCGCTGTGGCGGCGGGTGTGGCCGGGGGCCGGCCCGCGGGTTACGGCCCGGAGCAGCTCGCCACGTTCGTGTGGGTGGGGCAGGGGTTGCTCACCGTAGTTTCCTTGTGGGGTTGGACCGAGTTGTCCGACCGGATCCGGTCCGGTGAAGTGACCGCTGATCTGTTACGTCCGGTTCATCCGGTGATCGGATATCTCGCCCCTGACCTGGGCCGCGCCTGGCATGCGATGATTTTCCGGTTCGTCCCGCCGCTGGTGGTCGGCCTGATTTTCTTCGATCTGTACCTGCCGGGCCGCTGGTTCACGGTGCCGCTGTTCGCCGTCTCGATCGTGTTCGCCGTCATCGGCAGTCTGGCGATGCGGTTTCTGGTCAACGCCACCGCGTACTGGCTGCACGACGCCCGCGGGCCGATCATGCTGTGGACGCTGTCCGCCGGTGTGCTGGCCGGCCTGTATTTCCCGTTGCGGTTCCTGCCGGACTGGCTTGCGGTGACGTTGTGGGTTGCGACACCGTTCCCCGGTTTCCTGCAGACGCCCCTGGATGTGCTGATCGAGCGGGACGCGGCGCCGCTCCAGGCCGGTCTGGTCGTTCTCCAGGCCGTCTGGGCCGCGGTGCTCCTCGCGCTGTGCGCGGTGGTCCAGCGCCGCGCCGAGCGCAGGCTGGTGGCCCAGGGTGGCTGA
- a CDS encoding DUF3043 domain-containing protein, giving the protein MSSLFRRKSTDLVSDATATVTSEPEQSAASKPKAYTPSKKELGVATPKRTSAQRRHDTAAAPANRREAYKQMRERQRVERAESAAGMRAGDERYLLARDRGPERALVRAIVDSKRTAGTWFFAGAIIVFIGSTGAMPPVVQLAANLLWAILAIAVIVDSILISRRVKKLVSARFPDTTQRMGALYLYGIMRGLTFRRMRVPKPAVELGDKV; this is encoded by the coding sequence GTGTCCTCGCTGTTTCGCCGAAAGTCCACCGACCTCGTCTCCGACGCCACCGCCACGGTGACCTCCGAGCCCGAGCAGTCGGCCGCGTCCAAGCCCAAGGCCTACACCCCCTCCAAGAAGGAGCTGGGTGTCGCCACGCCGAAGCGCACCAGCGCCCAGCGCCGGCACGACACGGCAGCGGCCCCGGCCAACCGCCGCGAGGCCTACAAGCAGATGCGCGAACGCCAGCGCGTCGAACGCGCCGAATCCGCCGCCGGCATGCGCGCCGGTGACGAGCGCTACCTCCTCGCCCGCGACCGCGGCCCGGAACGCGCCCTGGTCCGCGCCATCGTCGACTCCAAGCGCACCGCCGGCACCTGGTTCTTCGCCGGCGCCATCATCGTCTTCATCGGCTCGACGGGCGCGATGCCGCCGGTGGTCCAGCTCGCCGCCAACCTGCTGTGGGCGATCCTCGCCATCGCCGTGATCGTCGACAGCATTTTGATCTCGCGCCGGGTGAAGAAGCTGGTCAGCGCGCGTTTCCCGGACACTACTCAGCGGATGGGGGCCCTTTATCTGTACGGCATCATGCGAGGCCTGACCTTCCGCCGGATGCGCGTCCCTAAGCCTGCGGTCGAGCTCGGCGACAAGGTCTGA
- a CDS encoding ABC transporter permease has product MAELRAYAALFGGQWRSLLSYRASFIVEMITNIGGTALDVLAVLVIFQATSTVAGFTLSQGLLIVSLSSCAFALADFTVGNIDRLKTYVRTGAMDAVLVRPLGVLMQLVLMDLPLRKALRLVVGFGVLAVALTVNPIDWTPARVTLLVITPLAGAVFFASIFVLSASLAFWWVDSGEVGSAFTYGGRDFTAYPTPVYAGWFRAVFAYGLGFGFVAYQPALALLGRADPLGLPTWAGFVSPLVALVAAALAAAVWRSGIRHYRSTGS; this is encoded by the coding sequence GTGGCTGAGCTGCGGGCGTACGCCGCGCTGTTCGGTGGGCAGTGGCGGTCGCTGTTGTCGTACCGCGCGTCGTTCATCGTGGAGATGATCACCAACATCGGGGGTACGGCGCTCGACGTGCTCGCCGTTCTGGTGATCTTCCAGGCCACGAGCACCGTCGCCGGGTTCACGCTGAGCCAGGGTCTGCTGATCGTCAGCCTGTCGTCATGCGCTTTTGCCCTCGCCGACTTCACGGTGGGCAACATCGACAGGCTCAAGACGTACGTCCGCACCGGCGCGATGGACGCCGTCCTGGTCCGCCCGCTGGGTGTCCTGATGCAGCTCGTCCTCATGGATCTGCCCCTGCGCAAGGCCCTGCGCCTGGTCGTCGGTTTCGGGGTGCTGGCCGTCGCCCTCACCGTCAACCCCATCGACTGGACCCCGGCGCGTGTCACGCTGCTGGTGATCACGCCGCTCGCCGGTGCGGTCTTCTTCGCCTCGATCTTCGTGCTCAGCGCCAGCCTGGCGTTCTGGTGGGTCGACTCCGGCGAGGTCGGCAGCGCGTTCACCTACGGCGGCCGCGATTTCACCGCCTACCCCACACCCGTGTACGCCGGGTGGTTCCGCGCCGTCTTCGCGTACGGGCTGGGCTTTGGTTTTGTGGCCTATCAGCCGGCGCTGGCGCTCCTGGGCCGGGCCGATCCGCTGGGCCTGCCCACCTGGGCGGGTTTTGTCTCGCCGCTGGTCGCGCTGGTCGCGGCCGCCCTCGCCGCCGCCGTCTGGCGGTCCGGCATCCGGCACTACCGGAGCACAGGATCATGA
- a CDS encoding ABC transporter ATP-binding protein, whose amino-acid sequence MTVIKMDQLRKDFTVRVKAGRFRREKRTVAAVDGIDLSIERGEMVGYIGPNGAGKSTTLKMLTGVLTPSGGHVSVCGLEPVPQRTRLALRLGVVFGQRSQLWWDLPLRESFRLLKHIYRVRPDEHAARLRRCVGLLDLEAFLDTPVRQLSLGQRMRGELTAALLHGPEVLFLDEPTIGLDVVSKQAVRSFLAELGATGDVTLVLTTHDLADIERLCRRLVVIDHGRVVHDGTIEALHTRYGSRRRLVVDLDAPLPTGFTVEGATLVSVEAEGHRASFDLAGDTAGAVVGRLAALSSLRDLSLVEPDIEDVVARLYAS is encoded by the coding sequence ATGACAGTCATCAAGATGGATCAACTGCGCAAGGACTTCACGGTACGGGTCAAAGCGGGCCGTTTCCGCCGGGAGAAACGCACCGTGGCGGCCGTCGACGGCATCGACCTGAGCATCGAACGCGGCGAGATGGTCGGCTACATCGGCCCCAACGGCGCGGGCAAGTCGACCACGCTGAAGATGCTGACGGGCGTGCTCACCCCGTCCGGCGGCCACGTGTCGGTCTGCGGTCTGGAGCCGGTCCCGCAACGCACCCGGCTCGCGCTGCGCCTCGGCGTGGTGTTCGGGCAGCGCTCCCAGCTCTGGTGGGACCTGCCCCTGCGCGAGTCGTTCCGCCTGCTCAAACACATTTACCGGGTACGCCCGGACGAGCACGCCGCCCGCTTGCGCCGGTGTGTCGGCCTCCTCGACCTGGAGGCGTTCCTGGACACGCCGGTGCGCCAGCTCTCCCTCGGCCAGCGCATGCGCGGCGAGCTCACCGCGGCACTCCTGCACGGTCCCGAGGTGCTGTTCCTCGACGAGCCGACCATCGGCCTGGACGTGGTCAGCAAACAGGCCGTCCGCTCGTTCCTGGCCGAGCTCGGCGCCACCGGCGACGTCACCCTGGTGCTCACCACCCACGACCTGGCCGACATCGAACGCCTCTGCCGCCGCCTGGTCGTCATCGACCACGGCCGGGTCGTCCACGACGGCACGATCGAAGCCCTCCACACCCGGTACGGGTCCCGCCGCCGCCTCGTCGTCGACCTCGACGCACCCCTGCCGACGGGTTTCACGGTCGAGGGCGCAACGCTGGTCTCGGTCGAGGCGGAGGGCCACCGTGCCTCGTTCGACCTGGCCGGCGACACGGCCGGAGCGGTCGTGGGCCGGCTGGCGGCCCTCTCCTCCCTGCGCGACCTCTCCCTGGTCGAACCCGACATCGAAGACGTCGTGGCCCGCCTGTACGCGTCCTAG
- a CDS encoding AzlC family ABC transporter permease has protein sequence MSTPKRTPDRALLRDAVAIAAAMIAVGASFGAIAIAYGLPTWVPFLMSTAVFAGGAQFLAVGLIAAGNPLAAVFAGLLLNARHLPFGLAVSETVGPRLRDRLIGSHLMTDEVVAFTLAEKDPARRRRTYWLIGITLFTSWNLGTALGVWLGGATGDPAALGLDAAFPAGLIALILPSLRDRDTRLVALTGAAIAVALTPVLPAGLPVLCALLGLLTVVRPRRGNPATSDQTAEHHTKTEEAPC, from the coding sequence ATGAGTACGCCAAAGCGAACACCGGACCGCGCCCTCCTCCGCGACGCCGTTGCCATCGCCGCGGCCATGATCGCCGTCGGCGCCTCCTTCGGCGCGATCGCCATCGCCTACGGCCTGCCCACCTGGGTACCGTTCCTGATGTCCACCGCGGTGTTCGCGGGCGGCGCACAGTTCCTCGCGGTCGGCCTGATCGCCGCCGGCAACCCCCTGGCCGCGGTCTTCGCCGGCCTGCTCCTGAACGCCCGCCACCTGCCGTTCGGCCTGGCAGTCTCGGAAACGGTCGGCCCCCGCCTCCGCGACCGCCTCATCGGCAGCCACCTGATGACCGACGAGGTCGTCGCGTTCACCCTCGCCGAGAAGGACCCGGCCCGCCGCCGCCGCACGTACTGGCTGATCGGCATCACCCTCTTCACGTCCTGGAACCTCGGCACCGCCCTGGGAGTCTGGCTCGGCGGCGCCACCGGCGACCCGGCCGCCCTGGGCCTGGACGCGGCCTTCCCCGCCGGCCTGATCGCCCTGATCCTCCCGTCCCTCCGAGACCGCGACACCCGCTTGGTCGCCCTGACCGGCGCGGCGATCGCGGTTGCGCTCACGCCGGTGCTCCCGGCCGGCCTCCCGGTCCTGTGCGCTCTGCTGGGCCTCCTCACGGTGGTCCGTCCCCGCCGCGGGAACCCAGCCACCTCAGATCAAACAGCTGAGCATCACACCAAGACCGAGGAGGCGCCGTGCTGA
- a CDS encoding helix-turn-helix domain-containing protein: protein MSQPGSPLSTIAAALRRERERVGISLAELARRAGLAKSTLSQLESGTGNPSVETLWALGVALGVPFSRLVEPPAPPIRVIRAGEGPRLPSDHADFFGTLLAAGSTHARRDLYVVELEPGTGRQAEAHIPGSIEHLVVAAGRIRTGPSGDEVDLGPGDYVMFPGDVPHRYEALEPGSWAILLMEHR from the coding sequence ATGTCGCAGCCCGGCAGCCCGCTGTCCACCATCGCCGCCGCCCTGCGCCGTGAGCGGGAGCGTGTCGGGATCTCGCTCGCCGAGCTGGCCCGGCGGGCGGGACTCGCCAAGTCGACCCTGTCGCAGCTCGAGTCCGGCACCGGAAATCCCAGCGTGGAGACCCTCTGGGCGCTCGGCGTCGCGCTCGGGGTGCCGTTCAGCCGCCTGGTCGAGCCGCCCGCGCCGCCGATCCGGGTGATCCGGGCCGGTGAGGGGCCGCGGCTTCCGTCCGATCACGCTGACTTCTTCGGTACGTTGCTCGCCGCCGGCAGCACCCATGCGCGCCGTGACCTGTACGTGGTGGAGCTCGAGCCGGGCACGGGACGGCAGGCCGAGGCGCACATCCCCGGGAGCATCGAGCACCTGGTCGTCGCGGCGGGACGGATCCGGACCGGGCCCTCGGGTGACGAGGTCGACCTCGGTCCGGGCGACTACGTGATGTTCCCCGGTGACGTCCCCCACCGCTACGAAGCCCTCGAACCCGGCTCCTGGGCGATCCTGCTCATGGAACACCGCTAG